One Flavobacteriales bacterium TMED191 DNA segment encodes these proteins:
- a CDS encoding HU family DNA-binding protein, protein TTAKKTTAKKTTAKKTTAKKTTAKKTTKE, encoded by the coding sequence ACAACTGCAAAGAAAACAACTGCAAAGAAAACAACTGCAAAGAAAACAACTGCAAAGAAAACAACTGCAAAGAAAACAACTAAAGAATAA